From Streptomyces chrestomyceticus JCM 4735, one genomic window encodes:
- a CDS encoding helix-turn-helix transcriptional regulator — MKASRLLHLLLLLQTRQRLTTTELAARLEVSRRTVLRDVEALSTAGVPVYAERGRNGGIVLLPSARLSASHLEPPELEALSVAGLDSALRERMGLTAAWESAERKIAARQAAAPESPSPLRLADLVLVDSTAWFAASEAAVEVSDLASTLRHRRRLRILYRRSAESQASTRVVDPYGIVAKSGRWYLVADDQGDSRLLALERLSAFEQLDAPAVLQPGETLHTRWAVLKKRTEEQDRVSVTIRLPEKGLDLARRILGTRIHHVSDAENGSCVVVVRYPDIESVRQLLQFGDHIEVLAPETARARISQLARDLADRHSTSAS, encoded by the coding sequence ATGAAGGCTTCAAGACTCCTGCATCTCCTGCTGCTCCTGCAGACCCGTCAGCGGCTCACTACCACCGAGCTCGCCGCGCGCCTTGAGGTGTCCCGGCGGACTGTGCTGCGCGACGTCGAGGCGCTATCGACAGCGGGCGTGCCCGTCTATGCCGAACGTGGGCGGAACGGCGGGATCGTCCTGCTCCCCAGTGCACGGCTCAGCGCATCCCATCTGGAACCACCAGAACTGGAGGCCCTGTCCGTGGCCGGCTTGGACAGCGCACTACGTGAGCGAATGGGCCTGACTGCGGCATGGGAGTCGGCCGAGCGCAAGATCGCCGCCCGCCAGGCCGCAGCACCTGAGTCGCCGAGCCCGCTGCGGCTGGCTGACCTTGTGCTTGTCGACAGCACCGCGTGGTTTGCTGCCTCCGAGGCAGCGGTCGAAGTATCGGATCTGGCCTCGACCCTGCGACACCGGCGACGCCTTCGAATCCTGTACCGCCGCAGCGCCGAGAGCCAGGCCTCGACACGGGTGGTCGACCCGTACGGGATCGTGGCGAAATCAGGCCGCTGGTATCTCGTCGCCGATGACCAGGGCGACAGCAGGCTGCTCGCTCTGGAACGACTGTCGGCCTTCGAACAGCTAGACGCACCAGCCGTGCTCCAACCAGGCGAAACCCTCCACACCAGATGGGCCGTGCTGAAGAAACGCACTGAGGAGCAAGATCGCGTGAGCGTGACCATCCGCCTGCCGGAAAAGGGTCTCGACCTGGCGCGGCGCATCCTCGGCACCCGCATCCACCATGTCTCCGACGCGGAAAATGGCTCGTGCGTCGTCGTCGTGCGCTACCCCGACATCGAGTCGGTGCGTCAGCTTCTTCAGTTCGGCGACCACATCGAGGTGCTCGCCCCTGAGACGGCCCGCGCACGCATCAGTCAGCTCGCCAGGGACCTGGCTGACAGGCACTCAACCTCCGCATCGTGA
- a CDS encoding protocatechuate 3,4-dioxygenase subunit beta: MPTSPTPYRGFPLRRPSRPPFLLPADPESAELYGPVFGQADVSPLDSDLTRHHSGSGAPIGERITVTGRLLDNRGHPIPHQLLELWQANAAGRYAHQGDRHDAPLDPHFTGAGRTLTDADGRWTFTTIKPGPYPLGTPDHAWRAAHLHFSLFGRAFTQRLVTQMYFEGDPLLAHDSVLHAAPDAEARRRLTATYTPTPLLPGCPTSLTYHWNIVLGGPSPMVAPA; this comes from the coding sequence ATGCCGACCTCACCCACCCCGTACCGGGGCTTCCCTCTACGCCGACCCTCCCGGCCGCCGTTCCTCCTCCCCGCCGACCCGGAGAGCGCCGAACTGTACGGCCCCGTATTCGGCCAGGCCGACGTGTCACCCCTGGACAGCGACCTCACCCGCCACCACTCGGGCTCGGGCGCCCCCATAGGCGAACGCATCACCGTCACCGGTCGCCTCCTGGACAACCGGGGCCACCCGATCCCCCACCAGCTCCTGGAACTCTGGCAGGCCAACGCCGCCGGCCGTTACGCGCACCAGGGCGACCGGCACGACGCCCCGCTGGACCCCCACTTCACGGGCGCGGGCCGCACCCTCACCGACGCCGACGGCCGCTGGACCTTCACGACGATCAAGCCGGGCCCGTACCCGCTCGGCACCCCCGACCACGCCTGGCGCGCCGCCCACCTGCACTTCTCCCTCTTCGGCCGCGCGTTCACCCAACGCCTGGTCACCCAGATGTACTTCGAGGGCGACCCCCTCCTGGCCCACGACTCGGTACTCCACGCGGCCCCGGACGCGGAGGCCCGCCGCCGCCTGACCGCCACCTACACCCCAACGCCCCTGCTACCTGGCTGCCCCACGTCCCTCACCTACCACTGGAACATCGTCCTCGGCGGCCCGTCACCGATGGTCGCTCCCGCCTGA